The Candidatus Omnitrophota bacterium genome window below encodes:
- a CDS encoding M14 family zinc carboxypeptidase — MKSKTLVFLLFLTITLAAANGFAAANVELTWDFENGSLGGWRTAESNNIILSHAPGSGGLWYYFQLDGILNKTLTFVFEQARDDYFGGDNLPVLSYDRQNWAFIKNRIILDIPGDESKVRYSFTHSFAQNRAWIAFAPPFSNADRDRLEKEISSHPHVQIQTLCESPIKKLKIPIVFVTDPQSPAEEKKCVLLLCREDAYETASSWIARGAIEYLLSDDPAAAAIKRRTIFMIFPIFDVDGVAMGRAVHPMIHGGDGVFWTETWPETSYSFYEQRQMKRFLQDWKNQGRTIDYSLRLHSCSWNENLFRREYASESNYAEQDALFIETFEKKYLPWYRNPERILQDTRFSRFVGDLFPNALAGFGMSEYVYPPSFARNFLLYKSCDDLFIEGELIVRAIGERLGVPASDPPPYLHSAEFYELSRVQKRVFHARCLYRDLLGRPPEYVRVIVNEKPIDLEAMKGQELDYNRGVLFEGNITVDAAVNSHYFLASNSYKICRIPNEGSRPGPFILDFDKREK, encoded by the coding sequence ATGAAAAGCAAAACGCTTGTTTTCTTGTTGTTTTTGACGATAACGCTGGCGGCAGCCAATGGCTTCGCCGCCGCGAATGTCGAATTGACTTGGGATTTTGAAAACGGCTCTTTGGGGGGATGGCGCACCGCCGAATCCAACAATATTATTCTATCCCACGCTCCCGGCTCCGGCGGGCTGTGGTATTATTTCCAATTGGACGGCATCCTCAATAAAACGTTGACCTTCGTTTTCGAGCAGGCGCGGGACGACTATTTCGGCGGCGACAATCTCCCGGTTTTAAGCTACGACCGCCAAAACTGGGCTTTTATCAAAAATCGCATCATCCTAGATATTCCCGGCGACGAGAGCAAAGTCCGATACTCTTTCACTCATTCTTTCGCGCAAAACCGCGCCTGGATCGCTTTCGCGCCGCCTTTCTCTAATGCCGATCGCGATCGTCTTGAAAAAGAAATCTCTTCTCATCCTCATGTACAAATTCAAACCTTGTGCGAATCCCCCATTAAGAAATTGAAAATCCCCATCGTTTTCGTCACCGATCCCCAAAGTCCCGCCGAAGAAAAAAAATGCGTCTTGCTTCTTTGCCGCGAGGACGCTTACGAGACGGCCAGTTCCTGGATCGCCCGCGGCGCAATCGAATATCTTCTTTCAGACGATCCCGCCGCCGCCGCCATCAAGCGCCGGACAATTTTTATGATTTTTCCCATTTTCGATGTGGACGGCGTGGCGATGGGGCGCGCGGTTCACCCCATGATTCACGGGGGAGACGGCGTTTTCTGGACCGAGACCTGGCCCGAAACCTCCTATTCTTTTTACGAGCAGCGGCAAATGAAGCGATTCTTGCAGGATTGGAAGAATCAAGGCCGCACCATTGACTATTCCCTCCGCCTTCATTCCTGCAGTTGGAACGAGAACCTGTTTCGGCGCGAATACGCTTCCGAAAGCAACTATGCCGAGCAAGACGCGCTGTTCATTGAGACTTTCGAAAAGAAATATCTTCCCTGGTATCGCAATCCCGAACGCATTCTTCAAGACACGCGCTTCTCCCGCTTCGTAGGGGATTTGTTTCCCAATGCGCTGGCTGGTTTCGGCATGAGCGAATATGTTTATCCTCCTTCTTTCGCTCGGAATTTTCTTCTGTATAAAAGTTGCGACGATCTCTTTATCGAAGGGGAATTGATCGTGCGGGCGATTGGTGAGCGTCTCGGCGTTCCCGCGAGCGATCCGCCGCCCTATCTCCACAGCGCGGAATTTTACGAACTTTCCCGCGTTCAAAAGCGCGTATTTCACGCTCGCTGCCTCTATCGCGACCTGTTGGGACGCCCGCCGGAATACGTGCGCGTCATCGTCAATGAAAAACCTATCGATCTTGAGGCCATGAAAGGACAAGAATTGGATTACAACCGTGGAGTCCTCTTCGAGGGTAACATTACGGTGGACGCCGCCGTAAACTCGCACTACTTCCTCGCCTCCAACAGCTACAAAATCTGCCGCATCCCCAATGAAGGCAGCCGTCCCGGCCCCTTCATCCTCGATTTCGATAAACGGGAGAAATAG
- a CDS encoding DUF2203 domain-containing protein: MPHFDKHFSLNEANSLIPRLREIFHSMRALLEEAREFHANPSNLAQGLKGRTNGTQFHHVRRRNEFQHRLNSLVSEIADQGIVIQDIERGLIDFPSIIEGEEVFLCYELSDGDEIQFWHELDAGYAGRKSLPVDFF; encoded by the coding sequence ATGCCTCATTTCGATAAACATTTTTCGCTGAACGAAGCCAATTCCCTTATTCCTCGGCTTCGGGAAATTTTTCATTCGATGCGCGCGCTGCTCGAAGAGGCGAGGGAGTTTCATGCCAATCCCTCCAACCTGGCGCAAGGATTGAAGGGACGCACCAACGGCACCCAATTCCACCATGTACGGCGGCGCAATGAATTTCAACATCGGTTGAACAGCCTGGTTTCGGAAATCGCCGATCAGGGAATCGTCATCCAAGATATCGAGCGGGGATTGATCGATTTCCCCTCCATCATCGAAGGCGAGGAAGTTTTTCTGTGTTACGAACTCTCCGATGGGGATGAGATTCAATTCTGGCATGAACTCGACGCGGGCTACGCCGGCCGCAAATCCCTGCCAGTAGATTTCTTCTAA
- a CDS encoding ROK family protein yields the protein MKAAIGVEIGGTKLQAGVGFRDEKLISLVRAQVDAARGGEGIREALPSLMEQALRESGLSRQDIAGIGVGFGGPIDSKTGTALVSHQIEGWDNFPLKQWLEESWNVPASIQNDATLAGYAEAMMGAGRGLRRIFYITIGSGIGGGLITDGVMDEGQGLGAAEIGHTWIPDPETGEPEKLELVCSGWSIGRRAREAVEAGESSIMPELAGSSDAVTAQTVYTAAERDDLLANALLEDTCTALAIAISNVIALLHPERIVIGGGVSLMGPLFWDALRQKVKQFVFKPFMNRYEIVPAALGEEVVIMGAVLLGQKIGGVML from the coding sequence AAGTCGACGCGGCGCGCGGCGGCGAGGGCATCCGCGAAGCTCTGCCTTCCCTGATGGAGCAGGCCTTGCGCGAATCCGGCCTTTCCCGCCAGGATATCGCCGGAATCGGCGTCGGCTTCGGCGGCCCTATCGATTCCAAAACGGGAACGGCGCTCGTCTCCCATCAGATCGAAGGCTGGGACAATTTCCCCCTCAAACAATGGCTGGAGGAGAGTTGGAACGTTCCCGCCTCTATCCAGAACGACGCCACCCTCGCGGGCTACGCCGAGGCGATGATGGGAGCGGGGCGCGGTTTGCGCCGCATCTTCTACATCACCATTGGCAGCGGCATCGGCGGCGGTTTGATTACGGACGGAGTCATGGACGAAGGCCAAGGCCTTGGCGCGGCGGAAATCGGCCATACCTGGATACCCGATCCGGAAACGGGCGAGCCGGAAAAACTTGAACTCGTCTGTTCCGGTTGGTCGATCGGACGCCGCGCGCGGGAAGCCGTCGAAGCGGGCGAATCCTCCATCATGCCCGAACTCGCTGGGAGCTCGGATGCCGTAACCGCACAAACCGTCTACACGGCGGCGGAGCGGGACGACCTCCTCGCCAACGCCCTACTGGAAGATACCTGTACGGCGCTGGCCATCGCCATAAGCAACGTCATCGCCCTTCTCCACCCGGAGCGCATCGTCATCGGCGGCGGCGTCTCTCTAATGGGGCCGCTCTTTTGGGATGCGTTGCGCCAGAAAGTCAAACAATTCGTATTCAAGCCCTTCATGAATCGTTACGAAATCGTCCCAGCGGCTCTAGGCGAAGAAGTCGTAATTATGGGAGCGGTTTTATTGGGACAAAAGATCGGCGGCGTTATGCTTTAA
- a CDS encoding LamG domain-containing protein: protein MVKKFLTIAGVAFGVLTLAPFAYSQNPGDVYFWEFNEGSGLTVMDNMGLFKANLGIIVTDADLPGNSDDSPSGKSGDKSLIPGKGLTVDDSVDPILDIQSGPITMEAWIKVSALNQYNGIAAYGASYKMGINDGTIVWTFYDVDDVESGVAMSADNIWHHVAAAWEPGVGVDFYVDGELAGYKETANSGRALQNNKLDIGSETNGAVPLQGLVDRLRIHNAVLNETQLDSDAANPKTPLDSTLVSYSFDEGGEPYQNAAPAKRPAVSTAAFGSKDAIPAFSTDTPTGKAGDYSLSFDGTDQVIYPDEGDIMSFWDEDFTFEAWVKFDAANQKAARVVLLAYGIGGQSGYSFSFRPRLAAQSLADSPSGKAGDLSVKYPVSGDDSANKILAIQGGPITMEAWVKIDKFGTYDDIMRYGSSYKMGFHNGNLLFTLLGIVDVESTYQLAADQTWHHIAMAWDPGAGVSFYVDGELKEYIGNTDAARDLQNNILSIGSSDTGSSPLYGAIDRARIHNAVLKVSELDSAAANPKAPLAKTIVSYNFDSAMPYQNGAGAALPLDAMYEGSLMTVTTYGILDAHSNAVIPNDMKWHHIAAEHQQGVELRFYVDGQLADRMDYTGGVRMADVLNFYIGCESGGGLPYTGLLDRLKITRGAVPQEELDYFTPVAVKEWSLF, encoded by the coding sequence ATGGTAAAGAAATTTTTAACGATTGCTGGAGTAGCGTTTGGAGTTCTCACATTGGCTCCATTCGCTTATTCCCAGAATCCGGGCGACGTTTACTTTTGGGAATTCAACGAGGGCAGCGGCCTAACGGTCATGGATAATATGGGGCTTTTTAAGGCCAATTTGGGGATTATCGTTACCGACGCCGATCTGCCGGGAAACAGCGATGACTCCCCTTCAGGCAAGTCGGGAGACAAATCTTTAATTCCCGGCAAAGGGCTAACAGTGGACGACTCGGTCGATCCGATACTCGATATTCAATCCGGACCGATTACGATGGAAGCCTGGATTAAAGTCTCGGCGCTGAATCAATACAACGGCATCGCCGCCTACGGCGCTTCCTACAAGATGGGAATCAACGACGGCACGATCGTCTGGACTTTTTATGACGTGGATGATGTAGAAAGCGGTGTGGCGATGAGCGCGGATAATATATGGCATCACGTCGCCGCCGCTTGGGAGCCGGGCGTCGGCGTAGATTTCTATGTTGACGGCGAATTGGCGGGCTATAAAGAGACGGCGAATAGTGGCCGGGCGCTTCAGAACAACAAATTAGATATCGGTTCCGAAACCAATGGCGCCGTTCCCCTTCAAGGGCTAGTCGACCGGCTTCGCATCCATAATGCCGTTTTGAATGAAACGCAGCTCGACAGCGACGCCGCTAATCCGAAAACTCCGCTGGATAGTACGCTCGTATCCTATAGTTTCGACGAAGGCGGAGAGCCTTACCAAAACGCCGCTCCTGCTAAGCGGCCCGCCGTCAGCACCGCCGCATTCGGCTCGAAAGATGCCATCCCTGCGTTCTCTACCGATACCCCCACGGGAAAGGCGGGCGATTATTCGTTGAGTTTCGATGGAACCGACCAGGTGATCTATCCCGACGAAGGCGATATCATGAGCTTCTGGGATGAAGATTTTACCTTCGAAGCCTGGGTCAAATTCGACGCCGCAAATCAAAAGGCCGCTCGCGTCGTGTTGTTGGCTTACGGCATCGGCGGCCAAAGCGGCTATTCCTTCTCCTTCCGCCCCCGTCTGGCGGCCCAAAGCCTTGCGGATTCTCCTTCCGGCAAAGCAGGCGATCTTTCTGTTAAGTATCCCGTTTCCGGCGACGATTCGGCGAATAAAATTCTCGCGATTCAGGGCGGCCCCATCACGATGGAAGCATGGGTCAAAATCGACAAGTTCGGTACTTACGATGATATCATGCGCTATGGAAGCAGCTACAAAATGGGCTTCCATAACGGCAACCTGCTCTTCACGCTTTTGGGAATTGTAGATGTGGAAAGCACTTACCAACTGGCCGCCGATCAAACATGGCATCATATCGCCATGGCGTGGGATCCTGGCGCAGGCGTTTCTTTCTATGTGGATGGAGAATTGAAGGAATACATCGGAAATACGGACGCCGCCCGCGATCTCCAAAACAATATTTTGAGCATTGGTTCCAGCGATACGGGCAGCAGTCCCCTCTATGGCGCCATTGATCGGGCGCGCATTCATAACGCGGTTTTAAAAGTTTCCGAACTCGATAGCGCCGCCGCCAATCCCAAGGCGCCCTTGGCTAAGACGATCGTCTCATACAATTTCGACAGCGCGATGCCTTATCAAAACGGCGCCGGGGCGGCTCTGCCTCTTGATGCAATGTATGAAGGTTCTCTCATGACCGTTACTACCTACGGCATTTTGGATGCTCATTCCAACGCCGTCATTCCCAATGACATGAAATGGCATCACATCGCCGCCGAGCACCAGCAAGGCGTCGAATTGCGGTTCTACGTCGATGGCCAGCTGGCGGACCGGATGGATTACACCGGCGGCGTGCGCATGGCTGATGTGCTCAATTTCTACATCGGCTGCGAATCTGGCGGAGGACTGCCTTACACCGGGCTCTTGGATCGGCTGAAAATCACTCGCGGCGCAGTTCCACAGGAGGAACTCGATTATTTTACGCCTGTAGCAGTGAAAGAATGGAGTCTTTTCTAA
- a CDS encoding NUDIX hydrolase — protein sequence MSRPWEKKSSRYVAHYRIFHLREDICVSPRNGVELPAYVLETRDWINIIPLTPDREVVMVHQYRFGTEEMSLEIPGGLADPSDGSMLEAARRELREETGYDSEEVIPLGAVRPNPAILNNTCHLFLAKNVILKYDQSLDDGEDIRVELVPLAKIPQLIQEGKIVHSLVLNAFYLFDLLRAGR from the coding sequence ATGAGCCGTCCCTGGGAGAAAAAATCCAGCCGCTACGTGGCGCATTACCGCATTTTCCATCTGCGGGAGGATATCTGCGTCTCTCCCCGTAACGGCGTTGAACTGCCCGCCTATGTGCTGGAAACCAGGGATTGGATCAATATCATTCCCCTTACGCCGGATCGCGAAGTGGTTATGGTTCATCAATACCGATTCGGAACCGAGGAAATGTCGCTGGAAATCCCCGGCGGGTTGGCCGATCCCAGCGACGGCTCCATGCTGGAGGCAGCGCGCCGCGAGCTGCGGGAAGAGACGGGTTACGACTCGGAGGAGGTGATCCCACTCGGCGCCGTGCGCCCCAATCCCGCCATTCTCAACAATACCTGCCATTTGTTCCTGGCGAAAAACGTCATACTCAAATACGATCAATCGCTGGACGATGGCGAGGACATTCGCGTCGAACTCGTGCCCCTGGCGAAGATTCCGCAATTGATTCAAGAAGGGAAAATCGTCCATTCCCTCGTCCTGAACGCTTTTTATCTCTTTGACTTATTGCGCGCGGGGAGATAA